A region from the Haliaeetus albicilla chromosome 16, bHalAlb1.1, whole genome shotgun sequence genome encodes:
- the RAB15 gene encoding ras-related protein Rab-15, whose protein sequence is MAKQYDVLFRLLLLGDSGVGKTCLLCRFTDNQFHPAHISTIGVDFKMKTIEVDGIKVRIQIWDTAGQERYQTITKQYYRRAQGIFLVYDIGSERSYQHIVKWASDVDEYAPDGVQKILIGNKADEEHKRQVAKEQGLQLAREYGMDFYETSACSNLNIKESFTRLTELVLQAHRKELEGLRGPPRAPALARLEEDEQQPLGSEDSPKGCWC, encoded by the exons aTGGCCAAGCAGTACGACGTGCTGTTCCGGTTGTTGCTGCTGGGGGATTCGGGGGTGGGCAAGACCTGCCTGCTCTGCCGTTTTACCGACAACCAGTTCCACCCCGCCCACATCTCCACCATCG GAGTTGACTTCAAGATGAAGACCATTGAAGTGGACGGCATTAAGGTGCGGATACAGATCTG GGACACGGCAGGCCAGGAGCGGTACCAGACCATCACCAAGCAGTATTACCGGCGGGCACAG GGCATCTTCCTAGTGTACGACATCGGCAGCGAGCGCTCCTACCAGCACATCGTGAAGTGGGCAAGCGACGTGGATGAG taCGCGCCAGACGGTGTCCAGAAAATCCTCATCGGGAACAAGGCGGACGAGGAGCACAAGAGGCAAGTGGCCAAAGAGCAAGGGCTGCAG CTGGCCAGGGAGTACGGGATGGATTTCTACGAGACCAGCGCCTGCAGCAACCTCAACATCAAGGAG TCCTTCACGCGGCTGACGGAGCTGGTGCTGCAGGCACACCgcaaggagctggaggggctgcggggccccccccgcgcccccgccTTGGCCCGCCTGGAGGAGGACGAGCAGCAGCCCCTGGGCAGCGAGGACAGCCCCAAAGGCTGCTGGTGTTGA
- the CHURC1 gene encoding protein Churchill → MCGGCVGTEYPERGTTCLEGGSFLLNFVGCAQCGRRDFVLLGNRAAGLHGGDEIVTYDHLCKNCHHLIARHEYTFSVVDDYQEYTMLCLLCGRAEDSISILPDDPRQMTPLF, encoded by the exons ATGTGCGGGGGCTGCGTCGGCACCGAGTACCCGGAGCGG GGCACTACCTGCCTGGAGGGCGGCTCTTTCCTCCTGAATTTCGTCGGGTGCGCGCAGTGCGGCCGCCGGGACTTCGTGCTGCTCGGCAACCGAGCCGCCGGCCTGCACGGCGGGGACGAGATCGTCACCTACGACC ACCTGTGCAAGAACTGCCACCACCTGATCGCGCGCCACGAGTACACCTTCAGCGTGGTGGACGACTACCAG GAGTACACCATGCTGTGCCTGCTCTGCGGCCGGGCCGAGGATTCCATCAGCATCCTGCCCGATGACCCCCGCCAAATGACCCCGCTCTTCTAA
- the GPX2 gene encoding glutathione peroxidase 2 — protein MTVPIAKSFYDLNATSLQGEKVDFNVFRGRVVLIENVASLUGTTVRDYTQLNQLQARYPRRLVVLGFPCNQFGYQENGTNEEILNSLKHVRPGGGFEPNFTLFQKCQVNGQDTHPVFAYLKAHLPAPADEAAHLMTEPRFLTWSPVQRSDISWNFEKFLVGPEGEPFRRYSPRMPTAQLEPDIQRLLKLAK, from the exons ATGACCGTCCCCATCGCCAAGTCCTTCTACGACCTGAACGCCACCTCCTTGCAGGGGGAGAAGGTGGACTTCAACGTCTTCCGGGGCCGCGTGGTCCTCATCGAGAACGTGGCGTCCCTCTGAGGCACCACGGTGCGGGACTACACCCAGCTCAACCAGCTGCAAGCCCGCTACCCCCGGCGGCTGGTCGTGCTGGGTTTCCCCTGCAACCAATTTGGCTACCAG GAGAATGGCACCAACGAGGAGATCCTCAACAGCCTGAAGCATGTGCGGCCAGGGGGTGGCTTCGAGCCCAACTTCACCCTCTTCCAGAAGTGCCAGGTGAATGGGCAGGACACCCACCCCGTCTTCGCCTACCTGAAGGCTCACCTGCCTGCACCGGCCGACGAGGCGGCACACCTGATGACCGAACCTCGCTTCCTCACCTGGAGCCCAGTGCAGCGCTCCGACATCTCCTGGAACTTTGAGAAGTTCCTGGTGGGTCCCGAGGGGGAACCTTTCCGGCGCTACAGCCCCCGCATGCCCACCGCCCAGCTGGAGCCCGACATCCAGCGCCTCCTCAAGCTGGCCAAGTAG